The sequence below is a genomic window from Ipomoea triloba cultivar NCNSP0323 chromosome 2, ASM357664v1.
GACTTGTAGACGCAGGCTATGGTCCAGAGTTCCTTTTACATACCGTAACACACGTTTGAGAGCCGCCCAGTGGTCTTGTGTGGGGCTGTGCATAAATTGGCACAACCGGTTCACGGCAAAAGACAAATCCGGGTGTGTGATTAATAAGTACATCAGCGAGCCAACTTGCTGTCGATAAGGTGTGGGATCATCTAACGGTGCAGCACCATCGGTAGGATTCGAAGTGGCTGACGACATTGGAGTGGTCAGGGACTTGCACGAGTTCATACCAGCTTTGCGAAGAAGCTCCATCATATACCGACGCTGTGATAAAACCACAGCATCTGCACTGTAAATTGCTTCAATACCCAAGAAAAACCGGGGTCTGCCGAGATCACGGATTTTAAATGCAGAGGATAGTTTTGATAATATACCCTCAACCAATTCAACATCATTTCCCAGTAATaagatatcatcaacataaactagAATGTATGCTCGCAACTGTCcagaatcataaataaataaggataCATCCGTTTTAGAAGGTCGAAACCCAATACGAACCAAGAAGTCATTGAGCCGTGTGAACCGGGCTCGTGGGGCCTGCTTAAGGCCATAGAGGGAACGCTGCAACTTACACACATGATGAGGGTAAGCCGGATTGGCGTAGCCAGGAGGCTGACGCATGAAGATATCTTCTGTAATATGCCCATTCAAGAAGGCGTTGTGGACATCAAGCTGTCGCATTGTCCACTGATTTGAGATCGCAAATGTCAAGAGAAGTCTAATAGTGGTCGGTGTGACCACTGGACTGTATGTTTCAAAATAGTCTTCACCTGGTACCTGGTTGAAACCCTTGGCCACTAGCCGTGCCTTGTACCGCTCGATAGTGCCATCGGCCTGCCGTTTGACCCGGAAGACCCATTTACAACCTATGACGTTCATATCCTGCCGAGCTGGTACCAACTCCCAGGTCTGATTGTGCAGGAGTGCATTGAATTCAACATCCATTGCATGACGCCATTGTGGGAGCTTGACAGCTTGCGAATGACAGGTTGGCTCATCATCATCGACCGAGGCTACTAAAGCTGTTGGATTGCGCCTTTGTGCGCAAGTCGTAGTTTGCAGCTGCATGACATGGGTTCGAGTCGTGTTGCGAACCTTTCGTCTGCGAGTTGTCGTGGTCGAAGAAGTTGTTGGCTGAAACGACGAAGTGGTGGCATTGACGGATCAAGAGGTGATCAATTCTCGTGGCTGTGGTGGGACACAAGTCGTAGGCACTTCAATCGGCGGGGGGGTGGCGGCATGTCTAGGTGGACCCAATGTGGTTGGCTGATGAATTTGTGCAGATGCCCAAGGCATGGAGGGCTTAACTGTGGCAGTAGCACAGCTGGCCAATGTACCTGGTGATTTAGCAAAGGGGAACACTTGTTCGTTGAACCGGACATGCTTGGCAATATAAACACGTCCTGTGGCTGTGTCTAGACACCTGTAACCACTGAAAGATTCATGATATCCCAGAAAGACACAGGATGTAGAACGATAATTCATTTTGTGCCGATTATATGGCCTCAGACACGGAAAGCATTCACACCCGAACACACGGAGTAAGTTATAATTGGGTGACCTATGAAACAGACACGAGTATGGACTTATATTTTGTGTGACTGGTGACGGCATGCGATTTATCAAATGCACCGCGGACTCAAACGCGTAGGACCAGTATTTTTGTGGGACATGACCGTGGGCCAGCATAGCTAGACCCATTTCAACAACATGGCGGTGCCTGCGTTCCACACGGCCGTTCTGCTCGTGCGTGTGTGGACAGGACTGCCTGTGCATGATCCCTGCGGCAGTGAATACTGCATGTAATTTGCGATATTCACCACCTAGGTCCGATTGAATACATTTAATGGAGcaggaaaaatatttttcgactAAAACAcgaaatttattaaatatggaATATATGTCAGTTTTCAATTTCATTGGATAATACCATATGTAACGAGAAAAATCGTCAACAAACAGTACAAAATATCGTGAACGAGTGTGCAACACGTGCAAGAGGGAAGCGCGCAGACTTACCCATCTAGCACGCAGTACATATGTTATTAAGGGAACGAAAAGACCCACTAACGGGACATCTAGAAAGAACCTGACGAAGCACTCGAAGGAAATTACATGCCATCAGCATGTGGTGTGGCGTGTGAGTTAGCCCCCGTGTCGGGAAACCATACATTTGAAAAGGGTGCAGACTGGAAGTCATCTGGAGGCTGTTGATACGCCATATTCGCATGCGGTGGTGGGGCAGCGATGGGTGTAGTCTGTGTAGTCGGCAACCTCTGACCGGACGCGTCCACGAAGCGGCGGTAACAATTGAGGGCGGTGTGACCGGGAATGTCGCATAGCTGGCAGCGCACGCCTCCACGGCCTTGGTGACCTCGTCCTCGCTGCCCTCTGTGATAGCGTCCTCGTCCACGACCGCCGTCATGATTCGAGTGCTGGGGCGGCGACTGCTGCTGAGCTATCATTGCCGACGGTGCAAGAGGTAGCGGCGCGATGGCGTCTTCTGGAAACAAGTACTGGTGCGTCGACAGGAGGTCCGCCACTTCTGGAATCGTCAAGGGGGCGCTCTTCGTGGTTAGAGATGCCACGAGGCTGCGATACTCCGGTCTGAGTCCCCGAAACACATGCAAGTTCTCTTCGTCGAGGCCAATCGGGCGGCCTGCCTGAGCAAGTTGTTCAACCAGAACTTGAGCTTTGCCGAGGTAGTCAGCTGGTGTGAGATCTCCTTGGCGCAAATTTTGGAGTTGCGTGAGGAGGCTTAGCGAACGTGCCCGTGACGTCGACCCAAGAGTTGTCTCCACAGCCAACCAAACTGACCGTGAGGTGGAATGACCGATCGCCAAGTAAAGGACCTCCTCTGCGAGTGATGAAATAATCATGCTAAGGATGGACTGATCCTGCTGGGTCCATTGGGCATGAAGCGGATTAACCACCGGAGCTGCGGAGGAGGTTGACGCGATAAACTCCGGCGGACAACAATTGGAGCCATCAACAAAACCATACAGATTTTGTCCTCGTAAAAAGGGCACCAGTTGCGCTTTCCAAAATAGGTAATTCGTGGCGGTCAGTTTGATAGACACGTAATGGTGTGCTTGATGGAGCATATTTGGGGTACGGGGGTCAGGCACCGCAACCGCGGTGACTGTTCGACTGGAAGAGTCAACGGGGACTTCATTATTAACAGGTGGTGGGGGTTGGGCATTGAGGTCGGGCATAGGATCGTTTGAAAGGCTGATACCAGATTagagaattaactcttaaaatatattcaatgaTCATGAAAGGGAAATTACAGCACTTATATACACAGGGAGCCACCCTAAGCTTAGGTAACTAACACAGAAATATTCTAACTAACCCAAGAGACTCTAACTACTCAATAATGCATGCCAAAAAGATGAGCACAGAGCAACTATTCTTGGGTGGACTCATTCTAAtggttttattttataatttgttcTGATAATTTGGCttgtttttcaatattttcCATTCAACTGAAAAGGCTTAATTTATCTTATCTGCCTGGTTCAATCATGAATGTTCCTTAATAGTTCAGTTTCTCACTATTCAGAAAGGCGACAGGCCGAAGCTGCCCGTATCAGAGAGAAGTACCATGATAGAATTCCAGTATGAATACCATTGCCTCTGccctttttgtatttaataaagaTACAGTCTGTTCGCCAATGTATTCTAATGAATTCTTCTATGTTATACAGGTCATTGTGGAGAAGGCTGAAAGGAGTGACATCCCTGACATTGACAAGAAAAAGTTAGCTACGTTGATAATCTGAAATTGTcattaattttgactttttaGTTGTGTGAGCTGTAAATTTTTTCGATACAATCATCTATCCTTTGTCTGCAACTACTCCAATCTcatgataaaatatttcaacCAATTTTGTAACACTGGCAATTTGTTGATCCTGGACATGTTGCACACATTATCTTGTGAGGTACCTTTGTTATCTATGCTTCTAATGAAACAACCTTCTGATACTGTTAGATGTGCTGTTTACAGGTATCTGGTTCCTGCTGATCTGACTGTCGGGCAATTTGTTTATGTTGTCCGAAAGAGGATAAAGCTCAGTGCAGAGAAggccatttttatttttgtaaagaaCATCCTACCTCCCACTGGTTAGGATAAATTTCCATCATGATTCTCATGTGAAACTATTGCTTACTTTCATACCTTTTTGTCCCTTTTCATTTTATGGCTGTAATCACTTCTGTCATTTTATTTGGTTGGTGTTCTTGATTGTCAATTGCAGCTGCTATGATGTCTGCAATTTATGAGGAACACAAGGACGAGGATGGCTTC
It includes:
- the LOC116011263 gene encoding autophagy-related protein 8C-like, yielding MTKSSFKLEHPLERRQAEAARIREKYHDRIPVIVEKAERSDIPDIDKKKYLVPADLTVGQFVYVVRKRIKLSAEKAIFIFVKNILPPTAAMMSAIYEEHKDEDGFLYMTYSGENTFGSF